One part of the Streptomyces nigra genome encodes these proteins:
- a CDS encoding LCP family protein — translation MTETAGSRRGASARRTWVRRGAVGAGVLLLAAAGTGWLVYAKLDGNITPDEAAAAELARYEKERPSAAVRGAQNILVIGSDSRAGDGNRRYGRDSGTERSDTTILLHLSADHRSATAVSIPRDLMVDVPGCRRTEGGRSRPMFAMFNYAFQVGGSACTIRTVERMTNIRVDHHMVVDFHGFKEMVDAVDGVEICLTKPIRDKAAKLRLPAGKVTLDGEQALGYVRARKSLGDGSDTDRMERQQRFLAALVHKVRGNDVLLNPVRLYPVLDAATSSLTTDPALASLRGLYDLVRSVRDIPTERVQFLTVPRESYVYNANRDQLVEPEAQRLFERLRLDLPVAVADSRGKSPASRGESAHGSSADGDAKAVPGRPDEPAGHASPAPTFRGNTAAENSCE, via the coding sequence GTGACCGAGACCGCAGGCTCGCGCCGGGGGGCGTCGGCCAGGAGGACGTGGGTGCGGCGCGGGGCCGTCGGGGCCGGAGTGCTGCTCCTGGCCGCCGCCGGTACCGGATGGCTGGTGTACGCGAAGCTCGACGGGAACATCACCCCGGACGAGGCCGCCGCCGCCGAACTCGCCCGGTACGAGAAGGAGCGGCCGAGCGCGGCCGTGCGGGGGGCGCAGAACATCCTCGTCATCGGTTCGGACTCACGGGCCGGCGACGGCAACCGGCGCTACGGCCGCGACTCGGGCACCGAGCGGTCCGACACCACGATCCTGCTGCATCTGTCCGCCGACCACCGCAGCGCGACCGCCGTGTCGATACCCCGGGACCTGATGGTCGACGTCCCCGGCTGCCGGCGGACGGAGGGCGGGCGCAGCCGGCCCATGTTCGCGATGTTCAACTACGCCTTCCAGGTGGGCGGTTCGGCCTGCACGATCCGCACGGTGGAACGGATGACCAACATCCGGGTGGACCACCACATGGTCGTGGACTTCCACGGCTTCAAGGAGATGGTGGACGCCGTCGACGGCGTGGAGATCTGCCTGACGAAGCCGATCCGCGACAAGGCGGCCAAGCTCCGCCTCCCTGCCGGGAAGGTGACGCTCGACGGCGAGCAGGCCCTCGGCTACGTCCGCGCCCGCAAGTCCCTCGGCGACGGCAGCGACACCGACCGCATGGAGCGTCAGCAGCGCTTCCTCGCCGCGCTGGTCCACAAGGTGCGCGGCAACGACGTCCTGCTGAACCCGGTGCGGCTCTATCCGGTGCTGGACGCGGCGACGTCCTCCCTCACCACCGACCCGGCACTGGCCAGTTTGCGCGGTTTGTACGATCTCGTGCGCAGCGTGCGTGACATCCCCACCGAACGCGTGCAATTCCTCACCGTCCCGCGCGAGTCCTACGTCTACAACGCCAATCGTGACCAGCTGGTGGAACCCGAGGCGCAGCGCCTCTTCGAGCGGCTGCGTCTCGATCTGCCGGTGGCGGTCGCGGATTCACGCGGGAAATCCCCGGCTTCCCGGGGCGAATCCGCCCATGGGAGTTCCGCGGACGGCGACGCGAAAGCCGTTCCGGGGCGCCCGGACGAACCCGCCGGACACGCTTCCCCGGCCCCCACGTTCCGCGGCAACACGGCCGCCGAGAACTCCTGCGAGTAA
- a CDS encoding TIGR03089 family protein, translating into MNATDRTPADLLRSALAADPGRPLVTFYDDATGERVELSVATFANWVSKTANLLQGHLNAGPGDRVTLLLPAHWQTAVWLLACSSVGAIADVGGDPAAADVVVSGPDTLETARACRGERVALALRPLGGRFPQPPEGFADYAVEVPSQGDRFAPFAPVDPDEPALIVAGREFSAAEVVERARAEAPGLGLTGPGSRILSTLPYDTWEGLDAGLYAALATGGSVVLCRNAASLDEEALARRIEAERVTTTAR; encoded by the coding sequence GTGAACGCCACCGACCGCACCCCTGCCGACCTGCTGCGTTCCGCGCTCGCCGCGGATCCCGGACGTCCCCTGGTGACCTTCTACGACGACGCCACCGGGGAGCGCGTCGAATTGTCCGTGGCCACCTTCGCCAATTGGGTGTCCAAGACGGCGAACCTGCTCCAGGGCCATCTGAACGCCGGCCCGGGCGACCGGGTCACGCTGCTGCTGCCCGCGCACTGGCAGACCGCCGTGTGGCTGCTGGCCTGTTCGTCGGTGGGCGCGATCGCGGACGTGGGCGGGGACCCGGCGGCGGCCGACGTGGTGGTCAGCGGCCCGGACACGCTGGAGACGGCGCGGGCCTGCCGGGGCGAGCGGGTGGCGCTGGCGCTGCGGCCGCTCGGCGGCCGTTTCCCGCAGCCCCCGGAGGGCTTCGCCGACTACGCGGTGGAGGTGCCGAGCCAGGGCGACCGCTTCGCGCCGTTCGCGCCGGTGGACCCCGACGAGCCGGCGCTGATCGTGGCCGGGCGGGAGTTCAGCGCCGCCGAGGTGGTGGAGCGGGCCCGCGCCGAGGCACCGGGCCTGGGGCTGACCGGACCGGGCTCGCGCATCCTGTCGACGCTGCCGTACGACACCTGGGAGGGTCTCGACGCCGGGCTGTACGCGGCGCTGGCGACAGGCGGCTCGGTCGTGCTCTGCCGCAACGCCGCATCGCTGGACGAGGAGGCGCTGGCCCGGCGGATCGAGGCGGAACGGGTGACCACCACCGCCCGCTGA
- a CDS encoding coenzyme F420-0:L-glutamate ligase: MSGPSAEGYRVWAVPGLPEVRPGDDLAKLIAAAEPGLVDGDVLLVTSKIVSKAEGRIVEAADREAAIDAETVRVVARRGPLRIVENRQGLVMAAAGVDASNTRPGTVLLLPEDADASARAIREGLRATLGVDVGVLVTDTFGRPWRTGLTDVAIGAAGVRVLDDLRGGRDAHGNPLSATVVATADELAAAGDLVKGKAEGLPVAVVRGLAHTVTEDDGAGARPLVREARDDMFRLGTSEAVREAVTQRRTVRAFTDEPVDPGAVRRAVAAAVTAPAPHHTTPWRFVLLESSGARTRLLDAMKEAWIADLRRDGKSEESIAKRVRRGDVLRHAPYLVVPCLVMDGAHTYGDARRDAAEREMFVVATGAGVQNFLVALAGERLGSAWVSSTMFCRDVVREVLGLPDDWDPMGAVAVGHPAREPRPRPEREAAAFVEVR; the protein is encoded by the coding sequence GTGAGCGGGCCGTCCGCCGAGGGGTACCGCGTCTGGGCCGTGCCGGGACTGCCCGAGGTCCGGCCGGGCGACGACCTCGCCAAGCTGATCGCCGCCGCAGAGCCCGGGCTCGTCGACGGGGACGTCCTGCTGGTCACCTCGAAGATCGTGTCCAAGGCCGAGGGCCGGATCGTCGAGGCCGCCGACCGGGAGGCCGCGATCGACGCGGAGACCGTGCGGGTCGTGGCGCGCCGCGGCCCCCTGCGCATCGTGGAGAACCGCCAGGGGCTCGTCATGGCCGCGGCCGGGGTCGACGCCTCCAACACCCGCCCCGGGACCGTGCTGCTGCTGCCCGAGGACGCGGACGCGTCCGCGCGCGCGATCCGCGAGGGACTGCGCGCCACGCTCGGCGTCGACGTCGGCGTCCTCGTCACCGACACCTTCGGGCGGCCCTGGCGGACCGGGCTCACCGACGTCGCGATCGGCGCCGCCGGTGTCCGGGTGCTCGACGATCTGCGCGGCGGCCGGGACGCCCACGGCAACCCGCTGAGCGCGACCGTCGTGGCGACCGCGGACGAACTCGCCGCCGCCGGCGACCTCGTGAAGGGCAAGGCCGAGGGACTGCCCGTCGCCGTGGTGCGCGGCCTCGCGCACACCGTGACCGAGGACGACGGGGCGGGCGCGCGGCCCCTGGTGCGCGAGGCGCGGGACGACATGTTCCGGCTCGGCACCTCGGAGGCCGTCCGGGAGGCCGTCACCCAGCGCAGGACCGTGCGGGCGTTCACGGACGAGCCGGTCGACCCGGGGGCCGTGCGCCGCGCGGTCGCGGCGGCCGTCACCGCCCCTGCCCCGCACCACACGACGCCGTGGCGGTTCGTGCTGCTGGAGTCGTCCGGGGCGCGCACCCGGCTGCTCGACGCCATGAAGGAGGCGTGGATCGCCGATCTGCGCCGGGACGGCAAGAGCGAGGAGTCCATCGCCAAGCGGGTGCGGCGCGGCGATGTGCTGCGCCACGCCCCGTATCTGGTGGTGCCGTGTCTCGTCATGGACGGGGCGCACACCTACGGCGACGCGCGGCGGGACGCCGCCGAGCGGGAGATGTTCGTCGTCGCGACCGGCGCCGGCGTGCAGAACTTCCTGGTCGCCCTGGCCGGTGAGCGGCTCGGCTCGGCCTGGGTGTCGTCCACGATGTTCTGCCGGGACGTCGTGCGCGAGGTGCTCGGACTGCCGGACGACTGGGACCCGATGGGGGCCGTGGCGGTCGGGCATCCGGCGCGGGAGCCCCGGCCCCGGCCCGAGCGGGAGGCGGCGGCCTTCGTCGAGGTGCGCTGA
- a CDS encoding WhiB family transcriptional regulator has translation MTELVQQLLVDDADEELGWQERALCAQTDPESFFPEKGGSTREAKKVCLACEVRSECLEYALANDERFGIWGGLSERERRRLKKAAV, from the coding sequence ATGACCGAGCTGGTGCAGCAACTGCTGGTCGACGACGCGGACGAGGAGCTCGGCTGGCAGGAGCGCGCGCTGTGCGCCCAGACCGACCCCGAGTCCTTCTTCCCCGAGAAGGGCGGCTCGACCCGGGAGGCCAAGAAGGTCTGCCTCGCCTGCGAGGTCCGCTCCGAGTGCCTCGAGTACGCCCTCGCCAACGACGAGCGGTTCGGCATCTGGGGCGGCCTGTCCGAGCGCGAGCGGCGCCGGCTGAAGAAGGCCGCCGTCTGA
- a CDS encoding cysteine dioxygenase: MNSDSDLQIAGDILEVPHLLQAPREHPSTVAEFVGLARSLAADRSQWEHLVQYDATTRWYHRLRTGPGYEVWLLSWVPGQGSGPHDHGPSSGVLTVLDGTLTEHTERGTHVLRPGDERVFAPGYTHDVVNDALEPAVSLHVYYPGLTEMPMVPRTQLRAAPAPAACEARPVSA; the protein is encoded by the coding sequence ATGAACAGCGACAGCGACCTCCAGATCGCCGGCGACATCCTCGAAGTCCCGCACCTCCTCCAGGCCCCGCGCGAGCACCCGTCCACAGTGGCGGAGTTCGTCGGCCTGGCCCGCTCCCTCGCCGCCGACCGGTCGCAGTGGGAGCACCTGGTCCAGTACGACGCGACGACCCGCTGGTACCACCGGCTGCGCACCGGACCCGGCTACGAGGTGTGGCTGCTGTCCTGGGTGCCCGGACAGGGCAGCGGCCCGCACGACCACGGCCCGTCCTCCGGCGTGCTGACGGTGCTGGACGGCACCCTGACCGAGCACACCGAGCGCGGTACGCACGTCCTGCGCCCCGGCGACGAGCGGGTCTTCGCGCCCGGCTACACCCACGACGTGGTCAACGACGCGCTGGAGCCCGCGGTCAGCCTGCACGTCTACTACCCGGGCCTCACCGAGATGCCGATGGTCCCCCGCACCCAGCTCCGCGCCGCCCCGGCGCCCGCGGCCTGCGAGGCGCGCCCGGTGTCCGCCTGA
- a CDS encoding LCP family protein: MDAQGRGRADDIDPADQWVLNPNTGEYELRLTPSGPQSPVPGPRRPASRAGGPAGPGGGRPGGAVRDRAAAPEPRPAPGREVPVQRRRRGEPEEPPPGRRSRRPVKKKSRAKKAVLWTGGVMAFVVVAAAAGAYLYLEHLNDNIQSVSDDGASTGGFSKDKAINILLIGTDKRTGAGNDKYGDSGSAGHADTTILLHVSKDRSNATALSIPRDLIVDIPDCPTEQEDGSQKVIKGETGARFNKSLGQSGRTPSCTMRTVTELTGIKPDNFMVADFNAVKTLTSAVGGVEVCLAKDIDDPDSHLDLPKGKHIIEGEQALAFVRTRHSVGLGGDLSRIGLQQQFLSALMRQLKSNDTLTSPTKMFKLAEAGTKALTVDSQLDSIDKLKDLGLELGKLNVKNLTFTTVPVIDNPAEKVKVTVVLNPTKAPEVFQAIQNDVSFSDIKQQQKKEASAVAARLKGSKADASEVRVRIFNGGAPAGSAQETLSWLQTEENVTKSENAGNAPAELKKTTLEYAPDQADQARRLAAIMGLSGSAMKPGESVENSQGLPTMTLTLGKDFKGAGVPLTAPAKAPDVEKSTADQVQCAK, encoded by the coding sequence GTGGACGCGCAAGGCCGTGGGCGGGCGGACGACATCGACCCCGCAGACCAGTGGGTGCTCAATCCGAACACCGGTGAATACGAACTGCGACTGACCCCTTCCGGACCGCAATCACCGGTCCCGGGGCCGCGCAGGCCTGCCTCGCGCGCCGGAGGGCCCGCGGGCCCCGGCGGCGGGCGGCCGGGGGGTGCCGTCCGTGACCGCGCGGCCGCGCCCGAGCCGCGCCCGGCGCCGGGCCGTGAGGTCCCGGTCCAGCGCAGGCGCCGGGGCGAACCGGAGGAGCCGCCGCCGGGACGCCGTTCGCGGCGGCCGGTGAAGAAGAAGAGCCGGGCCAAGAAGGCCGTGCTGTGGACCGGTGGCGTGATGGCGTTCGTGGTGGTCGCCGCCGCGGCCGGGGCCTACCTCTATCTCGAGCACCTCAACGACAACATCCAGTCCGTCTCCGACGACGGCGCGTCCACCGGTGGCTTCAGCAAGGACAAGGCCATCAACATCCTGCTGATCGGCACGGACAAGCGCACCGGGGCGGGCAACGACAAGTACGGCGACTCCGGCAGCGCCGGCCATGCCGACACCACGATCCTGCTGCACGTCTCCAAGGACCGCTCGAACGCGACCGCGCTGAGCATCCCGCGCGACCTGATCGTCGACATCCCCGACTGCCCCACGGAGCAGGAGGACGGCAGCCAGAAGGTCATCAAGGGCGAGACCGGCGCCCGCTTCAACAAGAGCCTCGGCCAGTCGGGCCGTACGCCCAGCTGCACGATGCGCACGGTGACGGAGCTGACCGGGATCAAGCCGGACAACTTCATGGTGGCCGACTTCAACGCGGTGAAGACGCTGACGTCGGCCGTGGGCGGTGTCGAGGTGTGCCTGGCCAAGGACATCGACGACCCGGACTCGCACCTGGATCTGCCGAAGGGCAAGCACATCATCGAGGGCGAGCAGGCGCTGGCCTTCGTCCGCACCCGGCACTCCGTCGGCCTCGGCGGCGACCTGAGCCGGATCGGGCTCCAGCAGCAGTTCCTGAGCGCGCTGATGCGCCAGCTGAAGTCGAACGACACGCTCACGAGCCCGACGAAGATGTTCAAGCTGGCCGAGGCGGGCACCAAGGCGCTCACCGTCGACTCGCAGCTCGACAGCATCGACAAGCTGAAGGACCTCGGTCTGGAGCTGGGCAAGCTCAACGTCAAGAACCTGACGTTCACGACGGTCCCGGTCATCGACAACCCGGCCGAGAAGGTCAAGGTGACCGTCGTCCTGAACCCGACGAAGGCGCCGGAGGTCTTCCAGGCGATCCAGAACGACGTCTCCTTCTCCGACATCAAGCAGCAGCAGAAGAAGGAGGCGTCCGCGGTGGCGGCCCGGCTCAAGGGCTCCAAGGCCGACGCCTCCGAGGTCCGGGTCCGCATCTTCAACGGCGGTGCCCCCGCGGGCAGCGCCCAGGAGACGCTCTCCTGGCTGCAGACCGAGGAGAACGTGACCAAGTCGGAGAACGCGGGCAACGCCCCGGCGGAGCTGAAGAAGACGACGCTGGAGTACGCGCCGGACCAGGCCGACCAGGCCCGCCGGCTCGCCGCCATCATGGGGCTCTCCGGGTCGGCGATGAAGCCCGGCGAGAGCGTGGAGAACTCCCAGGGCCTGCCCACGATGACGCTGACGCTGGGCAAGGACTTCAAGGGGGCGGGGGTCCCCCTGACGGCTCCGGCCAAGGCGCCGGACGTGGAGAAGTCCACCGCGGACCAGGTGCAGTGCGCGAAGTAG
- a CDS encoding N-acetylmuramoyl-L-alanine amidase: MRGFLASSIGVTCAAALALPLTPPAVAATARPAPGAEAATSAALSAGPSARRESTAGSTQSLPLVPLTRDRAVDGPAAQGLSRRTVRPFSLVGVVWDDPAAELHGRVQIRTREVATGVWSDWQDVETHNADHAADPDTEEGADGRLRGATAPLWVGASNGVELRVVPEGAEPVPEGTGTAPQGTQPAPTGADPAPDKTPADGTATPADGTPAAAPAAAAPLPTGLRLELVDPGEAAPQDDTLGAARPGALQPETADAVAGSTVNADVAALSAAEIPALGRAETERELLTLRGSELTAAQKAKPYIGPRPRIVTRRGWGANERWRESRFVYTSKVKAAFVHHTATGSKYTCAQAPSVIRGIYRYHVVSMGWRDIGYNFLVDKCGNIYEGRAGGVAKAVLGAHTRGFNTNSMGIAVLGSYGSTKPSKSALKAVARLTAWKLGLYGANPRGKTYLTSGGGNLYRKGKNVRLNVISGHRDGFSTECPGLQLYRKLGSARSTAARYQGR, encoded by the coding sequence ATGCGTGGATTCCTTGCTTCCTCGATCGGTGTCACGTGCGCGGCCGCTCTCGCTCTCCCGCTCACCCCACCCGCCGTGGCCGCGACCGCGAGACCGGCGCCCGGTGCGGAAGCGGCCACGAGCGCGGCCCTGTCGGCCGGCCCGTCGGCGCGCCGGGAGAGCACCGCCGGCAGCACCCAGTCCCTGCCCCTCGTCCCCCTCACCCGTGACCGTGCCGTGGACGGCCCCGCCGCACAGGGGCTGTCCCGCCGGACCGTACGTCCCTTCTCCCTCGTCGGCGTCGTCTGGGACGACCCGGCCGCCGAACTCCACGGCCGGGTGCAGATCCGCACCCGGGAGGTGGCCACCGGCGTCTGGTCCGACTGGCAGGACGTGGAGACCCACAACGCCGACCACGCGGCCGACCCGGACACCGAGGAGGGTGCCGACGGGCGGCTGCGCGGCGCGACGGCCCCTCTCTGGGTCGGAGCGTCGAACGGCGTCGAACTACGGGTCGTCCCGGAGGGCGCGGAACCCGTCCCGGAGGGCACCGGAACCGCCCCCCAGGGCACCCAACCCGCCCCGACCGGCGCCGACCCCGCCCCGGACAAGACCCCGGCCGACGGCACCGCAACCCCGGCCGACGGCACGCCGGCCGCCGCCCCCGCAGCCGCCGCCCCCCTGCCCACCGGCCTGCGCCTCGAACTCGTCGACCCCGGCGAGGCCGCCCCCCAGGACGACACGCTCGGCGCGGCCCGGCCCGGGGCCTTGCAGCCGGAGACCGCCGACGCCGTCGCCGGCTCCACCGTCAACGCCGACGTCGCCGCCCTGAGCGCCGCCGAGATCCCCGCCCTCGGCCGGGCAGAGACCGAACGGGAGCTGCTGACCCTGCGCGGCAGCGAACTGACGGCGGCCCAGAAGGCGAAGCCGTACATCGGGCCGCGACCGCGCATCGTCACCCGGCGCGGCTGGGGCGCGAACGAGCGCTGGCGGGAGAGCCGGTTCGTCTACACGAGCAAGGTGAAGGCGGCCTTCGTCCACCACACGGCGACCGGCAGCAAGTACACCTGCGCGCAGGCCCCTTCCGTCATCCGCGGTATCTACCGCTACCACGTCGTGAGCATGGGCTGGCGCGACATCGGCTACAACTTCCTCGTCGACAAGTGCGGAAACATCTACGAGGGCCGGGCCGGGGGCGTCGCGAAGGCCGTCCTGGGCGCCCACACCCGTGGTTTCAACACGAACAGCATGGGGATCGCCGTCCTCGGCAGCTACGGCTCCACCAAGCCGTCCAAGTCCGCCCTGAAGGCCGTCGCCCGCCTCACCGCCTGGAAGCTCGGTCTCTACGGCGCCAATCCGCGCGGAAAGACATATCTGACGTCCGGCGGTGGCAATCTCTACCGAAAGGGAAAGAACGTACGACTGAATGTGATCTCCGGTCACCGGGACGGCTTCTCCACGGAGTGCCCGGGGCTCCAGCTCTACCGCAAGCTCGGCTCGGCCCGTTCGACGGCCGCCCGCTACCAGGGCCGCTGA
- a CDS encoding DNA-3-methyladenine glycosylase family protein — protein MAGRFPQRPTRTTVRGGQVAVPAGVPRQATAPGRVRTWVPDGPLDLGLVLGPLRRGPGDPTFRATPDGSVWRTALTPAGPGTLRVVARGAEVRGEAWGPGAEWLLEQLPEMLGAADDPSVFVPRHRVVAEARHRRPGLRLTRTGLVMESLIPSILEQKVTTDEAYRAWRLLVRAYGEPAPGPAPERMCVMPHPRTWALIPSWEWHRAGVDNKRASAVLRAVRVAARMEEAVRMAPAEAQARLELVPGIGPWTSAEVVQRSHGAADSVTVGDVHLPGIVGFALAGDRDADDAVMLELLEPYAGQRHRAARLILLSGRVPKRRAPKMPRVDIGRW, from the coding sequence GTGGCAGGACGATTCCCCCAGCGGCCCACGCGTACGACCGTGCGCGGCGGGCAGGTCGCCGTGCCCGCAGGCGTGCCGCGCCAGGCGACGGCGCCGGGACGGGTGCGGACCTGGGTACCGGACGGGCCGCTCGATCTCGGGCTGGTCCTGGGGCCGCTGCGTCGGGGGCCGGGCGATCCGACGTTCCGCGCGACGCCGGACGGTTCGGTGTGGCGGACCGCGCTGACCCCGGCCGGGCCCGGCACGCTGCGGGTCGTCGCGCGCGGCGCCGAGGTGCGCGGCGAGGCCTGGGGACCGGGCGCCGAGTGGCTGCTGGAGCAGTTGCCGGAGATGCTCGGCGCCGCCGACGACCCGTCCGTCTTCGTGCCCCGGCACCGGGTGGTCGCGGAGGCCCGGCACCGGCGGCCGGGACTGCGGCTGACCCGCACCGGTCTGGTGATGGAGTCGCTGATCCCGTCGATCCTGGAGCAGAAGGTCACGACGGACGAGGCGTACCGGGCCTGGCGGCTGCTGGTGCGCGCGTACGGCGAGCCGGCGCCCGGGCCCGCGCCCGAGCGGATGTGTGTGATGCCCCACCCGCGGACCTGGGCGCTGATCCCGTCCTGGGAGTGGCACCGGGCCGGCGTGGACAACAAGCGGGCGTCGGCGGTCCTGCGGGCCGTGCGGGTCGCCGCGCGCATGGAGGAGGCGGTCCGGATGGCCCCGGCCGAGGCGCAGGCCCGGCTGGAGCTGGTGCCGGGGATCGGGCCCTGGACGTCGGCCGAGGTCGTGCAGCGCAGTCACGGCGCGGCGGACTCGGTCACCGTGGGGGACGTGCATCTGCCGGGCATCGTGGGGTTCGCGCTGGCCGGGGACCGGGACGCGGACGACGCCGTGATGCTGGAGCTGCTGGAGCCGTACGCGGGGCAGCGGCACCGGGCGGCCCGGCTGATCCTGCTGAGCGGGCGCGTGCCCAAGCGGCGGGCGCCGAAGATGCCCCGGGTGGACATCGGCCGCTGGTGA
- the cofD gene encoding 2-phospho-L-lactate transferase produces MRIVVLAGGIGGARFLRGLKRAAPDADITVIGNTGDDIHLFGLKVCPDLDTVMYTLGGGINEEQGWGRADETFHLKEELAAYGVGPEWFGLGDRDFATHIVRTQMIGAGYPLSAVTQALCDRWQPGVRLIPMTDDRVETHVAVEIDGERKAVHFQEYWVRLRASVPAEAIVPVGAEQSKPAPGVLEAIAQADVVLFPPSNPVVSVGTILAVPGIREAIADAGVPVVGLSPIVGGAPVRGMADKVLAAVGVESTAAAVAEHYGSGLLDGWLVDTVDAEAVDRVEAAGIRCRAVPLMMTDPDAAAQMAREALALAEEVRGA; encoded by the coding sequence ATGCGCATTGTGGTTCTGGCAGGCGGCATCGGCGGTGCCCGGTTCCTGCGTGGTCTGAAGCGGGCCGCGCCGGACGCGGACATCACGGTCATCGGCAACACCGGGGACGACATCCACCTCTTCGGGCTGAAGGTCTGCCCGGACCTCGACACGGTGATGTACACGCTCGGCGGCGGCATCAACGAGGAGCAGGGCTGGGGCCGGGCCGACGAGACCTTCCATCTGAAGGAGGAGCTCGCCGCCTACGGAGTGGGCCCGGAGTGGTTCGGCCTCGGCGACCGGGACTTCGCCACGCACATCGTGCGGACGCAGATGATCGGCGCCGGGTACCCGCTCAGCGCGGTGACGCAGGCGCTGTGCGACCGCTGGCAGCCCGGGGTGCGGCTGATCCCCATGACCGACGACCGCGTCGAGACGCATGTGGCCGTCGAGATCGACGGCGAGCGCAAGGCCGTCCACTTCCAGGAGTACTGGGTGCGGCTGCGCGCCTCGGTGCCCGCCGAGGCGATCGTCCCGGTCGGCGCCGAGCAGTCGAAGCCCGCGCCGGGCGTCCTGGAGGCGATCGCGCAGGCGGACGTCGTCCTGTTCCCGCCGTCCAACCCGGTCGTCTCGGTCGGCACGATCCTGGCCGTGCCCGGCATCCGCGAGGCCATCGCCGACGCGGGCGTGCCGGTCGTGGGCCTCTCCCCCATCGTCGGCGGCGCGCCCGTGCGCGGGATGGCCGACAAGGTGCTCGCGGCGGTCGGCGTGGAGTCGACGGCCGCGGCGGTCGCCGAGCACTACGGCTCGGGGCTGCTGGACGGCTGGCTCGTCGACACCGTGGACGCCGAGGCCGTGGACCGGGTGGAGGCGGCCGGGATCCGCTGCCGGGCCGTCCCGCTGATGATGACCGACCCGGACGCGGCCGCGCAGATGGCCCGCGAGGCGCTGGCGCTCGCGGAGGAGGTGCGGGGCGCGTGA
- a CDS encoding sugar phosphate nucleotidyltransferase translates to MTEAILLVGGKGTRLRPLTVHTPKPMVPAAGVPFLTHQLARARAAGVDHIVLATSYLAEVFEPYFGDGSALGLHLEYVTEEEPLGTGGAIRNVASRLRSAPDDPVLIFNGDILTGLDIAALVRTHETSGADVSLHLTKVTDPRAYGLVPTDDTGRVTAFLEKPQTPEEIVTDQINAGAYVFRRSVIDTIPAGRPVSVERETFPELLSAGAHLQGMVDSTYWLDLGTPAAFVRGSADLVLGRAPSPAVPGRCGDRLVLPTATVAADAKLTGGTVVGEGAFVAEGARVFGSTILPGAVIEPGAVITDSLIGTRARVGERSVLTGTVIGDGAVVGADNELREGARIWCDARIPAGAVRFSPDL, encoded by the coding sequence GTGACAGAAGCGATCCTCCTGGTCGGCGGCAAGGGCACTCGGTTGCGTCCGCTCACCGTGCACACGCCGAAGCCCATGGTCCCGGCGGCCGGGGTCCCGTTCCTCACGCACCAGCTGGCGAGAGCGAGAGCGGCGGGCGTCGACCACATCGTGCTGGCGACGTCCTATCTGGCGGAGGTCTTCGAACCGTACTTCGGCGACGGCTCCGCGCTCGGACTGCACTTGGAGTACGTGACGGAGGAGGAGCCCCTCGGCACCGGCGGCGCGATCCGCAACGTCGCCTCCCGGCTGCGCTCCGCGCCCGACGACCCGGTCCTGATCTTCAACGGCGACATCCTCACGGGCCTGGACATCGCCGCCCTGGTCCGCACCCACGAGACCAGCGGCGCCGACGTCTCCCTGCATCTGACGAAGGTCACCGACCCGCGGGCGTACGGCCTCGTCCCCACCGACGACACCGGCCGGGTCACGGCGTTCCTGGAGAAGCCGCAGACCCCCGAGGAGATCGTCACCGACCAGATCAACGCGGGCGCCTACGTGTTCCGCCGCTCGGTCATCGACACCATCCCGGCGGGCCGCCCCGTCTCCGTGGAGCGCGAGACCTTCCCCGAACTGCTGTCGGCCGGCGCCCATCTGCAGGGCATGGTCGACTCCACCTACTGGCTCGATCTGGGCACGCCCGCGGCCTTCGTACGCGGCTCCGCCGACCTCGTCCTCGGCCGCGCCCCGTCGCCCGCGGTGCCCGGACGCTGCGGCGACCGGCTCGTCCTGCCCACGGCCACGGTGGCCGCCGACGCCAAGCTGACCGGCGGCACGGTGGTGGGCGAGGGCGCGTTCGTCGCCGAGGGCGCGCGTGTCTTCGGCAGCACGATCCTGCCGGGCGCCGTCATCGAGCCCGGCGCGGTCATCACCGACTCGCTCATCGGCACCCGCGCCCGGGTGGGCGAGCGCTCGGTCCTCACCGGCACGGTCATCGGGGACGGCGCGGTGGTCGGCGCGGACAACGAACTGCGCGAGGGCGCGCGGATCTGGTGCGACGCCCGTATCCCGGCGGGCGCGGTGCGCTTCTCACCGGACCTGTAA